In Rutidosis leptorrhynchoides isolate AG116_Rl617_1_P2 chromosome 2, CSIRO_AGI_Rlap_v1, whole genome shotgun sequence, one genomic interval encodes:
- the LOC139894552 gene encoding uncharacterized protein, whose protein sequence is MLKKIDRVMANDIFIDQFTDAHVIFQPYRISDHCPANLKISHSNVSKPRPFKFSNYIVEHTNFLKVVQDWWKMEVFGHPMFQVVKRLRYLKTPIDSNPHSVDIREKESNILRKSNTDVLKEECFLRQKSKVEWLRVGDYLWNTIRSFLGNATPCSAIPNQELLFSKKVRHDKAVAMIANVTAQEIKAAMFNISDIRSPGPDGYSAAFFKSSWDIIGDDVICAIKDFFMTGSFL, encoded by the exons ATGTTGAAGAAGATTGATAGGGTTATGGCAAATGATATTTTTATTGATCAGTTTACGGACGCTCATGTGATTTTTCAACCCTACAGGATTTCTGACCATTGCCCGGCTAACCTAAAGATATCACATTCTAATGTTTCTAAGCCGAGACCGTTCAAGTTCAGTAACTATATTGTCGAGCATACTAATTTTTTAAAAGTTGTCCAAGACTGGTGGAAGATGGAAGTTTTTGGTCATCCTATGTTCCAGGTAGTTAAACGTTTGCGTTATTTGAAGACACCTATTG ACTCCAACCCTCATTCTGTTgatattcgtgaaaaagaaagcaATATTCTTCGCAAATCCAATACCGATGTTTTAAAAGAAGAATGCTTCCTGAGGCAAAAATCTAAAGTAGAATGGCTTCGTGTGGGTGACT ATTTGTGGAACACTATAAGGAGTTTTTTGGGAAATGCAACCCCATGTAGTGCTATACCTAATCAAGAGCTTCTGTTTTCTAAGAAGGTTAGACATGATAAAGCAGTGGCTATGATTGCTAATGTTACGGCTCAGGAAATTAAAGCTGCGAtgtttaatattagtgatattcgATCCCCGGGACCTGATGGTTACTCGGCTGCATTTTTTAAGAGCTCGTGGGACATTATTGGTGACGATGTTATTTGTGCAATCAAAGATTTCTTCATGACGGGCAGCTTCTTATAG